One part of the Gemmatimonadaceae bacterium genome encodes these proteins:
- a CDS encoding FAD-dependent oxidoreductase: MSRLPHVVVLGGGPAGCGAAYQLRRTNKASVTLLERQEVVGGNAGSFEWAGQWLDYGSHRLHHTVHPDILADIQRMLAADFGDFDRHGRIRLRGEWLHFPIKSLDLLRRLDKGFALGMVKDLVQRKLARPAEGETFASVLLANLGPTMCHHFYFPYARKLWGKEPELLSGIQARKRVTAGSFGKLIKRLLKPVGGGKYYYMREGYGQISRVYAREATASGAEIALGWGAARIERSTEPGYTWTITAERGTERRTIHADHIWSTIPITLLAKITQPAPPAPVMAAAQSIGYRAMVLVYVQLPVDQYTTTDAHYFPEGNVRVTRLSEPKNYFRSTEPRGTTVLCAEYPCQVGDEIWSANDQSLADLVEKDTRTAGIPLPDKPIAVHVRRLAQAYPTYLMGYEKPLAVLDDWAASQPNVLVYGRQGLFAHDNTHHALYMAYSAVDCLTPTGFDHEKWAGYREVFKTHVVED; this comes from the coding sequence ATGAGTCGGCTCCCGCACGTGGTCGTGCTCGGCGGTGGTCCTGCCGGGTGCGGCGCCGCCTACCAGTTGCGCCGCACCAACAAGGCGAGCGTCACGCTGCTCGAGCGCCAGGAGGTGGTTGGCGGCAACGCCGGCTCGTTTGAGTGGGCGGGACAGTGGCTCGACTACGGCAGCCATCGCCTGCACCACACGGTGCATCCCGATATCCTCGCCGACATCCAGCGCATGCTCGCCGCCGACTTCGGGGACTTCGATCGGCATGGGCGCATCCGGCTTCGCGGCGAGTGGTTGCACTTTCCGATCAAGTCGCTCGACCTGCTCCGCCGGCTCGACAAGGGGTTTGCGCTGGGAATGGTGAAGGACCTCGTGCAGCGCAAGCTCGCGCGCCCGGCCGAGGGCGAGACGTTCGCGTCGGTGCTGCTCGCGAACCTCGGGCCCACGATGTGCCACCACTTCTACTTTCCGTACGCGCGCAAACTGTGGGGCAAGGAGCCCGAACTTCTGTCGGGTATCCAGGCGCGCAAGCGCGTGACGGCCGGGAGCTTCGGGAAACTGATCAAGCGGCTGCTCAAGCCAGTCGGTGGCGGCAAGTACTACTACATGCGCGAAGGCTACGGGCAGATCAGCCGAGTGTACGCGCGTGAGGCGACCGCGTCCGGCGCGGAGATCGCGCTGGGATGGGGCGCGGCGCGCATCGAGCGATCGACCGAGCCGGGGTACACGTGGACCATCACCGCGGAGCGCGGCACCGAGCGGCGGACCATCCATGCCGACCACATCTGGTCGACCATCCCCATCACGCTCCTGGCCAAGATCACGCAGCCTGCGCCGCCGGCGCCGGTGATGGCGGCTGCACAGTCGATCGGGTATCGCGCGATGGTGCTGGTGTACGTGCAGCTCCCGGTCGACCAGTACACGACCACGGACGCGCACTACTTCCCGGAGGGCAACGTTCGCGTGACGCGCCTCTCCGAACCCAAGAACTATTTCCGCTCCACGGAACCCAGGGGCACGACGGTGCTCTGCGCCGAGTATCCGTGTCAGGTGGGCGACGAGATCTGGTCGGCGAATGACCAGTCGTTGGCCGACCTCGTGGAGAAGGACACGAGAACTGCGGGGATTCCGCTGCCGGACAAGCCCATCGCGGTACACGTGCGGCGCCTGGCCCAGGCATATCCGACATACCTGATGGGCTACGAGAAGCCGCTGGCCGTGCTCGACGACTGGGCAGCGTCGCAACCCAATGTGCTGGTCTACGGGCGCCAGGGACTCTTTGCGCACGACAATACGCATCACGCGCTGTACATGGCGTATTCGGCCGTCGACTGCCTGACGCCAACGGGTTTCGACCACGAGAAGTGGGCCGGATACCGCGAAGTCTTCAAGACGCACGTGGTCGAGGACTGA